In the Chroococcidiopsis sp. SAG 2025 genome, one interval contains:
- a CDS encoding glycosyltransferase has protein sequence MYYVVNRINFPKTEDAFNLYFASSESGDIDVNCETGKIALAQNEIVSTNSYFNSFYESYYAKYTTLNSLYYLLRLNGDFQVSVYREGYERERELLGQETFKQCQITDGVKIALPGLQQSHTPQGRIYLEIQCLSDRGIFVEGAIVTEEQPARNISLAIISCTFKKEAYIKNTVKTIFQDPLLAHKSWQVFVVDNGQTLSQDDFPDTKLQLIPNENLGGSGGFTKGMVTALQSDCYTHLLLMDDDILLDTEAIYRLFGIYEYAKEDFAVAGSMLDLYKKHILYEAGAAYDKDPQSFKQAPFRVAPLKHNLELQKTDSLNQLLSEDDIDYGGFWFFAVPSQFVREIGFLLPFFIKIDDMEFGLRIKRRLGKQIVAFPSIAAWHEPFYSKVIVWDGYYYTRNNLIARTIYGTIKYTNTLFKFTQDLIYALLIFEYNYAEMIVRAFEDYLQGPNLLKQNSPEKLHQEIVQLSKSYKTQTLQPNYCLDAQLSPPRTKAKIGQKLASLLTINGHLLPNFIHSDGEVMLWQNSAHAGTISRVFRKKKVTIYREENSCLLQNELDKPIGINLIIRWFKIVILSTRKWSAIVREWKTAAPELTSMSFWQQYLKLEESK, from the coding sequence ATGTACTACGTAGTAAATCGCATTAACTTTCCGAAAACGGAGGACGCTTTCAACTTATACTTTGCCAGCAGTGAAAGTGGAGATATTGACGTAAACTGCGAGACAGGAAAGATCGCTCTGGCGCAAAATGAGATTGTTTCAACTAACTCTTATTTCAACTCTTTTTATGAAAGCTATTATGCCAAATATACAACTCTAAATTCTCTTTACTATTTGTTGAGGCTCAACGGTGATTTTCAAGTTTCAGTCTATAGAGAAGGGTACGAACGAGAACGAGAATTACTCGGACAAGAGACATTCAAACAGTGCCAAATAACAGATGGCGTTAAAATTGCTTTACCTGGTCTCCAGCAAAGTCATACACCTCAAGGCAGAATTTATTTAGAAATTCAGTGCTTGAGCGATCGCGGCATATTTGTAGAGGGAGCGATCGTCACTGAAGAACAACCTGCGAGAAATATCTCGCTTGCAATTATTAGTTGCACTTTTAAAAAAGAAGCATATATCAAAAATACAGTCAAAACAATTTTTCAAGATCCTTTATTAGCGCATAAATCTTGGCAAGTATTTGTAGTTGATAACGGTCAAACCTTAAGCCAAGATGACTTCCCTGATACTAAACTTCAGTTAATTCCAAATGAAAATCTGGGAGGGAGTGGTGGTTTTACAAAAGGAATGGTGACAGCTTTACAATCCGACTGTTACACTCATCTTTTATTAATGGACGACGATATCTTACTAGATACAGAGGCAATCTATCGTTTATTCGGCATTTACGAATATGCTAAAGAAGATTTTGCTGTCGCTGGTAGTATGCTGGATTTATATAAAAAACATATTTTATATGAGGCTGGAGCCGCATACGATAAAGACCCGCAAAGCTTTAAGCAAGCACCGTTTCGCGTTGCTCCTCTTAAGCACAATCTCGAACTACAAAAAACTGATTCTCTTAACCAACTCTTATCAGAAGATGATATAGATTACGGTGGTTTTTGGTTTTTCGCTGTCCCCAGTCAGTTTGTTAGGGAAATCGGATTTCTCCTACCTTTCTTTATTAAGATAGATGACATGGAATTCGGTCTCAGGATAAAAAGGCGACTGGGTAAGCAGATTGTAGCATTTCCATCTATTGCTGCTTGGCACGAACCATTTTATAGCAAGGTTATCGTATGGGATGGTTATTACTACACTCGCAATAATCTGATTGCGCGAACTATTTATGGAACTATAAAGTATACTAACACGCTGTTTAAATTTACTCAAGATTTAATTTACGCGCTATTGATATTTGAATACAATTATGCCGAAATGATAGTCAGAGCTTTTGAAGATTACCTACAAGGACCAAATCTTCTCAAACAGAACTCTCCCGAAAAATTACACCAAGAAATAGTTCAATTGAGCAAGAGTTATAAGACTCAAACATTACAGCCAAACTATTGTCTAGATGCTCAGCTTAGTCCGCCCAGAACGAAAGCTAAAATTGGACAAAAATTAGCAAGTTTATTGACTATTAACGGTCATTTACTCCCGAATTTTATTCATAGCGATGGCGAAGTCATGCTTTGGCAAAACAGCGCTCATGCTGGAACGATTAGTCGCGTTTTTAGGAAAAAGAAAGTAACCATTTATCGAGAAGAAAATAGTTGTTTATTGCAAAATGAATTAGATAAGCCAATTGGAATTAACTTAATAATACGCTGGTTTAAGATTGTTATTCTAAGTACTAGAAAATGGTCGGCGATTGTGAGAGAGTGGAAAACTGCTGCACCTGAATTGACTTCCATGAGTTTTTGGCAACAATATCTCAAGCTTGAAGAATCAAAATAG